From Porphyromonadaceae bacterium W3.11, one genomic window encodes:
- a CDS encoding polyprenyl synthetase family protein — MSKNDSLMAMVPEPIRDGMVRFDEIFYESLNSVSPTLKKAIDLLKRGEGKRIRPLLLMLVGGSFAPITDQLINGSVFIEMFHISTLIHDDVVDESYLRRGVPSMNAIFGNRKAILIGDYVLSSAMIQAMMTNNKEVVTQLISLGKLLSEGEIFQMDVAELGNFSEENYYKIVRRKTSSLIKASMQIGASLSGVEDEETKESIGEAGELLGIAFQIRDDIFDFLPTKNLGKPAGQDVMEHKVTLPLIYALSDNDSEAEKVKKLLRHRDLKSKEINYIIDFTIRKGGIEYAERIMKEKIDAAKEILTKVIPDGENKVAMLQIADYIGYRKK; from the coding sequence ATGAGTAAAAATGATTCCCTAATGGCAATGGTTCCAGAACCTATCCGTGATGGAATGGTACGCTTTGATGAGATTTTTTATGAATCTCTCAATAGTGTCTCTCCTACATTAAAGAAAGCTATTGACTTACTAAAAAGAGGAGAAGGCAAGAGGATTCGTCCCCTACTATTAATGCTTGTGGGTGGATCATTTGCCCCAATAACAGACCAACTCATCAATGGTAGTGTATTTATAGAGATGTTTCATATCTCTACACTTATTCACGATGATGTGGTGGACGAAAGTTATCTTCGCCGTGGGGTGCCCTCTATGAATGCTATATTTGGCAATCGTAAGGCCATTCTTATCGGTGATTACGTCTTATCCTCTGCGATGATCCAAGCGATGATGACCAATAACAAAGAGGTTGTGACTCAATTGATATCGCTCGGCAAATTACTATCAGAAGGGGAGATATTCCAAATGGATGTCGCTGAATTGGGTAATTTTTCTGAGGAAAATTACTATAAAATAGTACGGCGTAAGACCTCATCTCTCATCAAAGCAAGTATGCAGATTGGGGCTTCTCTATCCGGAGTAGAAGACGAAGAGACGAAGGAGAGCATCGGAGAAGCTGGCGAATTACTAGGTATAGCTTTTCAGATCAGGGATGATATATTCGACTTTCTACCTACTAAAAATCTTGGGAAGCCTGCGGGTCAGGACGTGATGGAGCATAAAGTAACCTTGCCATTAATTTATGCACTTAGTGACAATGATAGTGAGGCGGAGAAAGTGAAAAAATTACTTCGCCACAGAGATCTAAAAAGCAAAGAGATTAATTATATCATTGACTTCACGATACGAAAAGGGGGAATAGAGTATGCCGAAAGGATAATGAAGGAAAAAATTGATGCGGCTAAAGAAATACTCACAAAGGTTATACCTGATGGGGAGAATAAAGTTGCGATGTTACAGATAGCCGACTACATTGGGTATAGAAAAAAATAA
- the polA gene encoding DNA polymerase I, whose protein sequence is MSQKIYLLDAYALIYRGYYALIRTPRINSKKQDTTAIFGFLNTFEEIVRRAGDNKVAVVFDPPGGSFRDKMFEDYKAQREKTPEPISFGIPYIKKIIEAYGVKIYEVPGYEADDVIGTIAHKIANEDSKANVYMITPDKDYGQLVTDQIHILRPEKGAIFNELGPKEVAEKHELTSAEQVIDFLALVGDTADNVPGVANIGPKTASKLLNKYNNIEGIYENIDHIKGKQKENLIAGKEQLKLSRELVVIEKNVPMDFDVNEMEKKPMDYQKLVDLYEELEFRSKLSKLVPTETNEAPKGPMSLFDQTFETTDEETTALESSYDSLDNIPKKYHLLTTSEEIEDLAKELEKVSYFAFDTETDSLDAMSCGIVGISFSTDKNLAWYIPLSELPMEATQQLAPFRKLFADGSILKIGQNVKFDLKVISRFGIKAVGPFWDTMIAHYLINPELRHGMDAMAESYLNYKTVPITELIGSKGKKQLSMRQVPPEEVSPYACEDADITLQLYHKLRPILEEDGLDNLFYNLEMPLMEVLLEMEQVGVKLNAKTLNDATEELNAELISLEKKIHEVVGGIPFNINSPKEVGDILFEHLQLSEKPKKTKTGQFSTNEEELQKIADRHPVVNMILRYRGIRKLVNTYIEPLPTLINPQTGRIHTTYNQTITATGRLSSTDPNLQNIPVRDEDGKQIRKAFTALVPGDIYLSADYSQIELRLMAHFSKDPHMIEAFNSGKDIHTSTAAKIYHISEDEVTSELRRRAKTANFGIIYGISAFGLANRLTIPRGEANDLIKGYFEGFPGVKEYMENIKEEAKKMGYVDTIMGRRRYLKDINSQNSVVRGYAERNAINAPLQGSAADIIKMAMVNIQRRLKKEGLKTKMILQVHDELNFSVPTEELEIVKVLVRDEMENVCPDLLVPLTVDIGIGDNWLEAH, encoded by the coding sequence ATGAGCCAAAAGATATATCTTCTAGATGCTTACGCACTAATATACCGCGGTTATTACGCCCTTATACGTACACCTAGGATTAATTCTAAAAAACAAGATACTACCGCCATATTCGGCTTTCTCAATACCTTTGAGGAGATAGTGAGGAGAGCTGGAGATAACAAGGTAGCGGTCGTCTTTGACCCCCCTGGTGGCTCCTTTAGGGATAAGATGTTCGAAGATTATAAGGCTCAGAGAGAAAAGACACCCGAACCGATAAGTTTTGGGATTCCATACATCAAGAAAATCATAGAGGCTTACGGGGTCAAGATATATGAAGTACCAGGTTATGAAGCAGATGATGTCATCGGGACTATAGCTCATAAAATTGCTAATGAAGACTCTAAAGCAAACGTATATATGATCACTCCGGATAAGGATTATGGCCAACTCGTCACAGACCAAATCCATATCCTACGACCTGAAAAGGGGGCGATCTTCAATGAGCTTGGCCCTAAGGAGGTGGCAGAGAAGCATGAATTAACTAGTGCGGAGCAAGTTATTGACTTCCTCGCATTGGTAGGAGATACTGCTGATAATGTACCAGGGGTAGCTAACATCGGTCCAAAAACAGCATCGAAGCTACTGAATAAGTATAATAATATTGAGGGTATCTATGAAAATATAGATCATATCAAGGGGAAACAAAAGGAAAATCTAATTGCGGGCAAAGAACAGCTAAAGCTCTCTAGAGAGTTAGTGGTAATTGAGAAAAATGTACCCATGGACTTTGATGTCAATGAGATGGAGAAGAAACCCATGGACTACCAAAAACTTGTAGATCTATACGAGGAACTGGAATTTAGAAGCAAGTTAAGTAAGTTAGTGCCTACAGAGACAAATGAGGCTCCTAAAGGACCTATGTCTCTCTTTGATCAAACATTTGAAACCACAGATGAGGAGACTACAGCATTAGAAAGTAGTTATGATTCACTTGATAATATCCCTAAGAAATACCATTTACTAACGACTTCCGAAGAAATAGAAGACTTAGCGAAGGAATTGGAGAAAGTATCATATTTTGCATTCGATACGGAGACAGACTCATTAGATGCTATGAGCTGTGGCATCGTAGGGATATCCTTTTCGACAGATAAGAACTTAGCTTGGTACATTCCTCTTTCAGAACTACCTATGGAGGCAACACAGCAATTGGCCCCTTTTAGGAAGCTCTTTGCTGATGGATCTATCCTGAAGATTGGTCAGAATGTTAAGTTTGATCTCAAAGTTATCTCCCGATTTGGTATAAAAGCGGTCGGTCCATTCTGGGATACGATGATAGCACATTACCTCATCAATCCTGAACTACGCCACGGAATGGATGCGATGGCAGAAAGTTATCTTAATTATAAGACGGTCCCCATCACTGAATTAATTGGCTCGAAGGGTAAAAAGCAATTAAGCATGCGACAGGTACCACCTGAGGAGGTTTCTCCGTATGCTTGTGAAGATGCGGACATCACTCTACAGCTTTACCATAAACTACGACCTATCCTAGAGGAAGACGGGCTGGATAACCTCTTCTACAACCTAGAAATGCCCCTTATGGAGGTGTTATTAGAGATGGAACAGGTGGGCGTTAAGCTAAATGCCAAAACACTTAATGATGCCACTGAAGAACTCAATGCAGAATTAATCTCATTAGAAAAAAAGATACACGAAGTGGTTGGTGGGATCCCTTTCAATATCAACTCTCCAAAAGAGGTAGGTGATATCCTATTCGAGCACTTACAGCTATCCGAAAAGCCTAAGAAAACGAAGACGGGGCAGTTCAGTACCAATGAAGAAGAACTACAAAAGATTGCTGACCGCCATCCTGTGGTCAATATGATTTTACGTTACAGAGGTATCCGCAAGCTGGTCAATACTTATATAGAACCTCTTCCTACACTGATTAATCCTCAGACTGGGAGGATTCATACTACCTATAACCAGACCATAACAGCCACTGGTAGGCTCTCAAGTACCGATCCTAACCTACAAAATATACCTGTACGGGATGAGGATGGTAAACAAATTCGAAAAGCATTTACTGCACTGGTACCTGGGGACATATACCTATCAGCAGATTATTCTCAAATTGAATTGAGATTAATGGCTCACTTCTCCAAAGATCCTCACATGATAGAGGCCTTTAATTCGGGAAAAGATATACATACCTCTACCGCTGCCAAAATATACCATATCTCAGAAGACGAAGTAACCTCAGAACTCCGTCGTAGAGCAAAAACGGCTAATTTTGGTATCATCTATGGCATCTCTGCCTTTGGACTGGCTAATCGCTTAACGATCCCAAGAGGAGAGGCGAATGACCTTATTAAAGGCTATTTTGAAGGTTTTCCTGGCGTTAAGGAGTATATGGAAAATATAAAAGAAGAGGCTAAAAAGATGGGATATGTAGATACCATCATGGGCCGTCGTAGATACCTCAAGGACATCAATAGTCAAAATTCAGTAGTTAGGGGCTATGCTGAACGTAATGCTATCAATGCTCCATTACAAGGATCCGCCGCCGACATCATTAAGATGGCAATGGTTAATATCCAAAGAAGATTAAAAAAGGAAGGTCTGAAAACGAAGATGATCTTACAGGTGCATGACGAACTCAATTTTTCAGTACCTACAGAAGAACTAGAGATAGTAAAGGTTTTAGTCCGAGATGAGATGGAAAATGTTTGTCCTGATCTTCTAGTCCCTCTAACTGTAGATATAGGAATCGGAGATAATTGGTTGGAGGCTCATTAA
- a CDS encoding helix-hairpin-helix domain-containing protein has protein sequence MHRLWSIFLILLFLGTSAFAQETKDITAILDEIEEEEDLEIIAEQLEYLINHPINLNEATSEELTRIPFFDDFFVRNLLLYRSRVGKINSIYELKNVQGAPINKLRIIEPLLIVDHTYSDNDGVHQDLYVGSEILLPQYDTPYKNIGIGLKYEGKIDARHRWGLVLGKDRGEPWLPIRKGGVDHISFSYQNQNNNGLQITLGDYKVTTGVGILMGQSLSYFSNAETSSTTSSISNKIIRPHISFR, from the coding sequence ATGCATCGGTTATGGTCTATATTCCTGATACTTTTGTTTCTTGGAACAAGTGCTTTTGCCCAAGAAACAAAAGATATTACCGCCATATTAGACGAAATTGAGGAAGAGGAAGATTTAGAGATCATAGCTGAGCAATTGGAGTACCTTATAAATCATCCAATAAATCTGAATGAGGCTACATCCGAAGAACTTACTCGCATTCCTTTCTTTGATGATTTTTTCGTTAGAAACTTACTCTTATACCGCTCGAGGGTCGGAAAAATTAATTCAATCTACGAACTGAAGAATGTTCAAGGTGCTCCTATAAATAAACTTCGTATTATAGAGCCCCTTTTGATTGTTGATCATACCTATTCCGATAATGATGGAGTACACCAAGATCTATATGTAGGATCTGAGATTTTACTTCCTCAATACGATACTCCATATAAAAATATAGGGATAGGACTTAAGTATGAGGGAAAGATAGATGCTAGACATAGGTGGGGTTTGGTATTGGGAAAGGATAGAGGTGAGCCTTGGCTACCCATCAGAAAGGGTGGGGTAGATCATATTTCATTTAGTTATCAAAACCAAAATAATAATGGATTACAAATTACTCTTGGGGATTATAAAGTCACTACAGGAGTAGGCATACTTATGGGGCAAAGCCTCAGCTACTTTTCTAATGCCGAAACGTCCTCTACCACTTCATCTATTAGTAATAAAATAATTCGTCCACACATTTCTTTTCGTTAA
- the gpmA gene encoding 2,3-diphosphoglycerate-dependent phosphoglycerate mutase — MKRLVLIRHGQSQWNLENRFTGWTDVDLTEQGKNEAIKAGQQLKKEGFHFTKAYTSYLKRAIKTLNLVLDQMDLDWIPVEKDWRLNEKHYGTLQGLNKAETAKKYGDEQVLVWRRSFDVPPAALEEDDERSPYMDVRYAGIDKSQLPLTESLKETIERLLPYWENNIFPSLKEHDDVIVAAHGNSLRAIVKELKGISDDDIVSLNIPTGIPYVFEFDEKDGMKLVKDYFIGDPEEIKKLMDAVANQAKAK, encoded by the coding sequence ATGAAAAGATTGGTACTCATTAGACACGGTCAGAGTCAGTGGAATTTAGAGAATAGATTTACAGGCTGGACTGATGTGGATTTAACAGAACAAGGCAAAAACGAAGCCATCAAAGCAGGTCAGCAACTTAAGAAAGAAGGGTTTCACTTCACAAAAGCATATACTAGCTATCTGAAGCGTGCCATTAAGACCCTTAATCTCGTCCTAGATCAGATGGATTTGGATTGGATTCCTGTAGAGAAAGATTGGAGATTGAACGAGAAGCATTATGGTACTCTTCAAGGACTAAATAAAGCAGAGACGGCTAAGAAGTATGGTGACGAGCAGGTACTTGTCTGGAGAAGAAGCTTCGACGTACCACCAGCAGCTCTTGAGGAAGATGATGAGCGTTCTCCATATATGGATGTAAGATATGCGGGTATTGATAAATCTCAATTACCACTTACTGAGAGCCTCAAAGAAACTATCGAACGACTCCTTCCATACTGGGAGAATAACATTTTCCCAAGTCTTAAGGAACACGATGATGTCATTGTAGCAGCTCACGGTAATAGCCTGCGTGCTATCGTGAAGGAACTGAAGGGTATCTCTGACGATGATATCGTATCTCTTAATATTCCTACGGGTATCCCTTATGTTTTTGAATTCGATGAAAAGGATGGTATGAAGTTGGTTAAGGACTACTTCATCGGTGATCCTGAGGAAATCAAAAAACTGATGGATGCTGTAGCTAACCAAGCTAAAGCAAAGTGA